CCGGGGCGCCGGGAGGCGCTCCCGTGGATCTCGAAACCTACCTCCGGGAGCGCAAGGAGCGGATCGAGGCGACCCTCGCGGAACATGCACGGGACTGGGAAGAGCGCGTCCCGGAGGCCCTCGCGAAGGCGATGGCGTACAGCCTCCTCGCCGGGGGCAAGCGCTTGCGCCCGATCCTCTGCCTCGCGGCATTCGAGGGATGCGAGGGCGCCAGGGTGGCGGAAGCGGTCGCGCTCGACTTCGCGGTGGCCCTGGAGCTCATCCACACCTACTCGCTGGTGCACGACGACCTGCCGGCGATGGACGACGACGACCTGCGCCGGGGCCGTCCGACCTGCCACAAGGTCTTCGGCGAGGCGACCGCGATCCTCGCGGGCGACGCCCTGCTGACGGAGGCCTTCGGGATCCTGGCGGGAGGCGACGAGCCCGTTCGGGCGAAGCTCGTCGGCCTCCTGGCCCGAGCGGCAGGGGCGGAAGGCATGGTGGGGGGCCAGCAGCTCGACCTCGACATGACCGGGCGCCTGGCGGCGGCGGAGCCGCTGCCGTCGCTGGACGAGATCGGGGAGATCCACCGGCGGAAGACCGGGGCGCTCCTCGCAGTGGCGTCCGAGGCGGGGGCCCTCGCCGCCGGCGCGTCGGACGCCACGGTGAAGGCGCTGCGCGCCTACGGGGAGAGCCTGGGCCTGGCCTTCCAGATCGCGGACGACGTCCTGGATGTGGTGGGCGACGCCGCGGCGATGGGCAAGTCGGGTCGAGGCGACGAGGCAAAGGGGAAGCCGACGTACCCGGCGCTGGTCGGGATTGACCGCGCACGGGCGCTGGCGCGGGAGGCGCGCGATCGAGCGCTCTCGGCGATCGGCGAGCTGGGTGAGGCCGCCGCTCCCCTGAGGCTCCTCGCGAGCTACGCCATCGACCGCGCGAGCTGAAGGTCTGTCCAAAGATTTGGACGGACCTCCGCGAAGCCCGAAGGGCGAAGCAACGTAGAATCGAGAGCCTTGCTCGTGATCCGAAAGTCGGCCCGGACCTTCGGGCCGATTTTTGGACAGCTCTTGAGCCCTACCTCGACCGAGCGACACTGGCCTGGGCGAGCGCGGCGGGAAGCGCGTTTCTGAGGAGGGCGAGCTCGTCATCGCTCGTGTCCGGGCCGACGCTGAAGCGCAGGGTCGACCGGGCGCCATCGGCCGAGAGGCCCATGGCGAGGAGGACGTGCGAGGGATCCATGGCGCCGGTGGAGCAGGCGGCGCCGTGGGAGCAGGCGATCCCCGCGAGGTCGAGGGCGACGAGGAGGGTCTCTCCGTCGACGCCGGGGAAGGTGGCGCTCACGATCCCGGGTACGCGTTCGACTTCGGAGGCGTTGATTCGCACCTCGGATCCGGCCGCGCGGACGATCTCTTCCAGGCGGGAGGATCGGTCGGCGAGGCGGGAGGCGCGGCTCTCGCGCTCCCGGAAGGCGAGGTCGGCTGCGGCGCCGAAGGCGGCGATGGCGACGAGGGCGGGGGTGCCGCCGCGCCTGCCGCGCTCCTGGTGGCCGGGGATCAGGGCGGCGCGCTCCTCGCCGGCCCGAAGGACGAGGGCGCCGGCGCCGGCGAGGCCTCCGAGCTTGTGGGCGGAGAGGGCGAGGCTGGCGCATCGCGCCGTCCACGGAGCGAGGTCGAGCTTGCCGGCGGCCTGGACGGCGTCGCAGTGGAGGGGAGCGCCGACGTCGCGGGCCATGGCCGCGAGCGCTTCGATCGGCTGGATGGCGCCGGTCTCGTTGTTGGCGAGCTGGACGGCGACGGCGGTGACGGGTCCTTCGGCGATGGCGGCCCGGGCCCGCTCGATGTCGATGGTGCCCGACGGCAGCACCGGGAGGTCCTCGACCTCGGCGCTACCGGCCCGCAGGGACTCGGCGGCGATCCGGAGGGACGGGTGCTCGATGGCGCCGAGGAGGAGTCGCCCCGGGCGAACCCTCGCGCCCAGGATCGCGGCGGCGTTCGCCTCGCTTCCACTCCCTGTAAAGATCACGTCGCCGGGGGCGCAGCCCGCGAGCCGGGCTACGCGCTCCCGGGCCTCTTCGAGGAGGCGCCGGGCGGCTCTCCCTTCCGCGTGGACGGAGGAGGGGTTCCCGGCGCCGAGGGCGAGCGCGCGCTCGGCGGCCTCGCGGGCGACGGGGTGGAGCGGGGCGCCTGCCGCCCAGTCGAAGTAGGCGCGCCCCACGAGCTCAGTCGGCACGGGGATCGTAGGCGAGCAGCGGGATCCCGGGCTTCCCCGCGACGCCCCACTCCTCGCAGAAGCGGCGGACGAGGCCCGACTTGAACTCCTCGCGCTGCGCCTTCCCGAGCTTCTGAACGGGGATCCGCGCGCCGGCCATCTGGCCGTGTCCGCCGGCGCTCCCGCCGAGCTCCTCCACGACCTCGCGGATGAGCCTGCCGGCGTTCATCCGCTTGTCGTTGGTGCGCAGCGAGAGGAAGAGATTGTCCTCGTAGATCGCGTACGCGAGGGACCACTTGATGCCCTCGAGGAAGAGGTGCCGCTCGGCGACCTCGGCGACCATGTCGGGCGAGTAGATGTCGCCCAGGTCGGCCATCACGGCGTTCCCGTGGACGCGGCCCTTCTCGAT
The Vulgatibacter incomptus DNA segment above includes these coding regions:
- a CDS encoding polyprenyl synthetase family protein, giving the protein MDLETYLRERKERIEATLAEHARDWEERVPEALAKAMAYSLLAGGKRLRPILCLAAFEGCEGARVAEAVALDFAVALELIHTYSLVHDDLPAMDDDDLRRGRPTCHKVFGEATAILAGDALLTEAFGILAGGDEPVRAKLVGLLARAAGAEGMVGGQQLDLDMTGRLAAAEPLPSLDEIGEIHRRKTGALLAVASEAGALAAGASDATVKALRAYGESLGLAFQIADDVLDVVGDAAAMGKSGRGDEAKGKPTYPALVGIDRARALAREARDRALSAIGELGEAAAPLRLLASYAIDRAS
- a CDS encoding cysteine desulfurase family protein, with amino-acid sequence MPTELVGRAYFDWAAGAPLHPVAREAAERALALGAGNPSSVHAEGRAARRLLEEARERVARLAGCAPGDVIFTGSGSEANAAAILGARVRPGRLLLGAIEHPSLRIAAESLRAGSAEVEDLPVLPSGTIDIERARAAIAEGPVTAVAVQLANNETGAIQPIEALAAMARDVGAPLHCDAVQAAGKLDLAPWTARCASLALSAHKLGGLAGAGALVLRAGEERAALIPGHQERGRRGGTPALVAIAAFGAAADLAFRERESRASRLADRSSRLEEIVRAAGSEVRINASEVERVPGIVSATFPGVDGETLLVALDLAGIACSHGAACSTGAMDPSHVLLAMGLSADGARSTLRFSVGPDTSDDELALLRNALPAALAQASVARSR